A part of Aegilops tauschii subsp. strangulata cultivar AL8/78 chromosome 2, Aet v6.0, whole genome shotgun sequence genomic DNA contains:
- the LOC109780890 gene encoding LOW QUALITY PROTEIN: disease resistance protein RPM1 (The sequence of the model RefSeq protein was modified relative to this genomic sequence to represent the inferred CDS: deleted 1 base in 1 codon) produces MAEGVVGMLILKLGSALAIEAIKVGTGKLCRQAKASSVVRLFGQIRDIKEELESMQSFLQEAERFKDTDNTTASFINKIRGLAFEIEDVVDEFTYKLEDKHGGFSVKIKRRFKRIRTWRRLSLKLRDIKLKLENVDRRKARYDMRGIAIEARNSDAHCRSTDQTSYFPIEENLVGIDESKNLLINWLTSDFQQENVISTVWGMGGVGKTTLVAHVYNTLKIDFDCAAWITVSKSYQVQDLLKQIIRELQKSDLKGELRVDIVDMEKRSLVEIIRDFLRGKKYLLVLDDVWGIDIWFKIRDAFPTNSTSRFVITSRIHDVALLATGNCMVELKPLEAHHSWELFCKEAFWKNENRICPEELQFLAQRFVDKCNGLPIAIACIGRLLSCKSQTHSEWEKLYKELEVQLTNNAILDVNIVLMVSLGDLPYILKNCFLHCIVFPEDYLIKRKRLIRHWVTAGFIRETEHKTMEEVAEGYLYELVNRSLLQVVERNESGRVRSCRMHDIIRLLALAKSNEERFCRVHDGSVSSSAENTRRLSIQSANIEQLTLSSEVQLRSIYVFDNGLTIDSLKSFLKSFKLLSTLDLQGSKIRRLPNEIFNMFNLRFLGLRDTEVEDIPKTVGRLQKLEVLDAYNAKLLSLPESVATLRKLRYLYVATDPKTNIKGVVAWTGIQVPNGIRHLTDLQALQLVEASSETLCHLGALTELRTLSITKVQREQCADLCNAIMNMTHLVSLAIMAINEKETLELEELCLPPTLSKLEIGGQLDRKRMPQIVSSFSGHENITLLALAFSKLDEDSFSCLLVLHGLRALWLDKAYEGKSLHFNAMAFPKLRLLSISDAPQLNDVVVEESALQSLVHLSLTDCPELKALPDGIEHLRTLEKLYLRGVSKDLTKKLQNKEKQMNAMIILRRSITSEG; encoded by the exons ATGGCAGAGGGGGTTGTCGGCATGCTGATTCTGAAGCTTGGTTCAGCCTTGGCCATAGAAGCAATCAAGGTTGGTACAGGGAAGCTATGCCGTCAAGCTAAAGCTTCTTCTGTTGTCAGGCTGTTTGGTCAGATCCGTGATATCAAGGAGGAGCTGGAGAGCATGCAGTCGTTTCTACAAGAAGCCGAGAGGTTCAAGGATACTGACAATACCACTGCCAGCTTCATCAACAAGATCCGAGGCCTTGCTTTCGAGATTGAGGACGTTGTTGACGAGTTCACCTACAAGTTAGAGGACAAGCATGGTGGCTTTTCTGTGAAGATCAAGCGGCGGTTTAAGCGAATCAGGACCTGGCGCCGTCTGTCACTGAAACTGAGAGACATCAAACTGAAATTAGAGAATGTTGATAGGAGAAAGGCCCGGTATGACATGAGAGGAATTGCAATAGAAGCTAGAAACAGTGACGCTCATTGCAGGTCTACAGATCAGACTTCATACTTCCCAATAGAAGAAAATCTTGTCGGCATTGATGAGAGTAAGAATTTGCTGATTAATTGGTTGACAAGCGATTTCCAACAGGAGAATGTAATTAGCACAGTATGGGGGATGGGAGGAGTAGGCAAGACCACTTTGGTTGCCCATGTTTACAACACTCTGAAGATAGACTTCGACTGTGCTGCATGGATAACTGTATCAAAATCATACCAGGTTCAGGACTTGTTAAAGCAGATTATCAGGGAGTTACAGAAGAGTGACTTGAAGGGTGAACTTCGCGTTGATATTGTTGACATGGAAAAGAGAAGCCTAGTTGAGATCATCCGTGATTTCTTGCGTGGCAAGAAGTACCTTCTGGTTCTAGATGATGTCTGGGGTATTGACATCTGGTTCAAGATAAGAGATGCTTTCCCTACTAACAGCACCAGCCGGTTTGTAATCACGTCAAGAATCCATGATGTAGCGTTGCTGGCTACTGGAAATTGCATGGTTGAATTGAAACCACTAGAAGCGCACCACTCATGGGAATTGTTCTGTAAAGAGGCGTTTTGGAAAAATGAAAACAGAATATGTCCGGAGGAGCTACAGTTTTTGGCACAAAGATTTGTGGACAAGTGTAATGGCTTGCCCATTGCTATTGCATGCATAGGTCGTTTACTGTCCTGCAAAAGCCAAACTCATTCTGAATGGGAAAAATTGTACAAGGAATTAGAAGTGCAGTTGACAAACAATGCGATTCTTGATGTTAACATAGTTCTAATGGTCAGTTTGGGGGATCTTCCATATATTTTGAAGAACTGCTTTCTTCATTGTATTGTATTTCCAGAGGATTATTTGATCAAAAGGAAAAGACTGATTAGACATTGGGTGACAGCAGGATTCATCAGGGAAACAGAGCACAAAACAATGGAGGAAGTGGCAGAGGGCTATTTGTATGAACTTGTAAATCGAAGCCTATTGCAGGTAGTGGAGAGGAATGAAAGTGGACGTGTGCGGAGTTGCCGAATGCATGATATCATTCGCCTTCTTGCTCTGGCTAAATCAAATGAGGAAAGGTTCTGTAGAGTTCATGATGGCTCAGTGAGTTCTTCAGCAGAAAATACACGCCGCCTATCAATCCAAAGTGCCAATATTGAGCAGTTGACTCTTTCAAGTGAAGTTCAGCTCCGTTCAATCTATGTTTTTGACAATGGTCTGACAATTGATTCACTGAAGTCTTTCTTGAAATCTTTCAAGTTGCTATCAACTTTAGATCTACAAGGTTCCAAAATTAGGAGGCTACCAAATGAGATTTTCAACATGTTTAATCTGCGGTTTCTGGGTCTTAGAGATACCGAGGTTGAGGATATTCCGAAAACAGTTGGAAGACTACAGAAATTGGAAGTTTTGGATGCTTACAATGCTAAGCTGTTGAGTTTGCCGGAGAGTGTGGCAACACTTAGGAAGTTGAGATATCTATATGTTGCTACTGATCCAAAGACAAATATTAAAGGAGTTGTTGCCTGGACTGGAATCCAGGTGCCTAACGGAATAAGGCACTTGACAGACTTGCAAGCCTTGCAACTTGTTGAGGCAAGCTCAGAGACTTTGTGTCATCTTGGTGCTTTGACAGAGTTGAGAACTTTGTCCATCACCAAAGTGCAGAGAGAACAGTGTGCTGATTTGTGCAATGCTATCATGAATATGACCCACCTTGTCAGTCTTGCAATTATGGCTATAAATGAGAAAGAAACACTGGAACTGGAAGAGCTCTGCTTACCTCCTACGCTCTCGAAGCTTGAAATAGGAGGGCAACTAGATAGGAAACGGATGCCTCAGATTGTCTCGTCCTTCTCAGGCCATGAAAACATTACCTTGTTGGCCTTAGCCTTCTCCAAACTTGATGAAGACTCATTTTCATGCCTGCTGGTGTTACATGGTCTACGTGCACTTTGGCTTGATAAGGCCTATGAAGGGAAGAGTCTGCACTTCAATGCCATGGCATTTCCAAAACTGCGACTGCTATCAATCTCAGATGCACCGCAGCTCAATGATGTTGTAGTAGAAGAAAGTGCATTGCAAAGCCTTGTTCACCTATCTCTCACAGATTGTCCAGAGCTAAAGGCCCTCCCTGATGGCATTGAGCATCTTAGAACACTAGAGAAATTATATCTGCGAGGAGTTTCCAAAGATCTCACAAAGAAGCTTCAGAACAAAGAA AAACAAATGAATGCAATGATTATCTTAAGAAGATCAATCACGTCCGAAGGGTAA
- the LOC109780910 gene encoding fatty-acid-binding protein 1, giving the protein MVSPRFPTATFARLPPPPPPHRAAIAAAIAAAAAAAAAAGFALTAKSAGRPLPRPAHSAPLWASLSLAESGAPGNVEPRTGAAFPFETAGGRRLLGVGLRKTTILGLKSIDVYAFGVYADDSDLKQLREKYQKLPISDLKESDELINDALEGDIRMTVRLQIVYGRLSIGSVRSAFEKSVGSRLQKFGGSDTKELLQSFVSLFKDEYKLPKGSVIELSRESNHVLKISIEGEDVGSIQNKLLCQSILDLYIGDDPFDKNAKTNIQGSLASILKA; this is encoded by the exons ATGGTCTCCCCCCGCTTCCCCACCGCCACCTTCGCCCGtctcccccctcccccgcctCCCCACCGTGCCGCCATCGCTGCCGCAATtgccgccgccgcggcggcggcagccgcAGCCGGCTTCGCCCTGACCGCCAAATCTGCCGGTCGGCCGCTCCCGCGCCCGGCGCACTCTGCACCCCTCTGGGCCTCCCTCTCCCTTGCCGAAAGCGGCGCCCCCGGCAACGTCGAGCCCCGCACCGGCGCCGCATTCCCCTTCGAGACCGCTggcggccgccgcctcctcggcGTCGGCCTCCGCAAGACCACCATCCTCGGCCTCAAGTCCATCGACGTCTACGCGTTCG GCGTTTATGCGGATGACAGCGATCTGAAGCAGCTGAGAGAGAAGTACCAGAAGCTTCCCATCTCTGATCTGAAGGAAAGCGATGAGCTGATCAACGATGCACTAGAGGGCGACATACGTATGACGGTCAGGCTTCAGATAGTTTATGGGAGGCTGAGCATTGGCTCAGTTCGGAGCGCTTTTGAGAAGAGTGTAGGAAGCAGGCTTCAGAAGTTTGGGGGGTCAGACACCAAAGAGTTGCTTCAGAG TTTTGTTTCACTTTTCAAGGATGAGTACAAATTACCAAAGGGATCTGTAATTGAGCTTTCGAGGGAATCAAACCATGTTCTTAAAATAAGCA TTGAAGGAGAAGACGTGGGAAGTATCCAGAACAAGCTCTTGTGCCAGTCTATCTTAGATCTTTACATTGGAGACGACCCGTTTGACAAGAATGCGAAAACCAACATCCAAGGAAGTTTGGCTAGCATTCTTAAAGCTTAG